In Methanosarcina siciliae T4/M, one genomic interval encodes:
- a CDS encoding DUF1890 domain-containing protein — translation MTGAKVLQVLLMMGCPEIPIQTSIALYLSHKLTNLGFDVTVAGTEAATRLLKVSDSDGYYAKKLVNLDKTMEDIIEKKSDFDICFAFMHNDAGMTYAATMSALSQAKLYSIVFGRHADELAETIEFESEKIVSKDVHNPLRLKNRLDKVVEGIAA, via the coding sequence ATGACCGGCGCAAAAGTGCTCCAAGTGCTCCTCATGATGGGATGCCCCGAGATCCCGATTCAAACCAGCATTGCCCTATATCTTTCCCACAAGCTGACCAACTTGGGATTCGATGTAACGGTTGCAGGGACGGAAGCTGCAACAAGACTTTTGAAAGTTTCCGATTCCGATGGCTATTATGCAAAAAAGCTTGTGAATCTCGATAAAACTATGGAGGACATTATTGAGAAAAAATCGGATTTCGACATCTGTTTCGCCTTTATGCATAACGATGCCGGAATGACCTATGCTGCGACCATGAGCGCCCTTTCTCAGGCAAAGTTATACTCCATAGTTTTTGGCAGGCATGCCGATGAGCTGGCTGAAACCATCGAATTCGAGAGTGAAAAGATCGTCTCAAAGGATGTTCACAATCCTTTGCGGCTTAAGAACAGGCTGGACAAAGTTGTGGAGGGGATAGCCGCATGA
- the hisC gene encoding histidinol-phosphate transaminase, which yields MFLSRPELIKKEIFEIAEYIPGKSIEEIAAAYGLDPTAIIKLGSNENPLGPSPKAIRALVEAAPGANIYPSADARELKEALSKYTGFPVSNIVASGPGMDGLLDGLCRIMIDRGDEVIVPTPTFSYYELPARACGGKPVFVRRNPDFSLGPEKILGAVSPRTKIIFLCSPNNPSGNLLPEADLRKILENTHALVFVDEAYVEFADRDLAGLVREYDNLAVGRTFSKVFGLAGLRLGYGILPEWLSKEYLRAATPFSVSLPALRAGVAALSDTDHLNKSINLAREGREYLRKNIPFTVYPSQANFVLVDVAPLKSKKVSESLMKKGIIVRPCDSFREAGDSFIRVTVGTPEQNEKVIRAFEIAKTEV from the coding sequence ATGTTCTTGAGCAGGCCTGAACTGATAAAAAAAGAAATATTTGAGATCGCAGAGTACATTCCCGGGAAATCCATAGAAGAGATAGCTGCCGCCTACGGGCTTGATCCGACAGCGATTATCAAACTCGGTTCAAATGAAAACCCCCTGGGGCCCTCCCCAAAAGCTATCCGGGCTCTCGTAGAGGCTGCCCCCGGAGCAAATATTTACCCTTCAGCCGATGCGCGAGAATTAAAAGAAGCCCTCTCGAAATACACCGGTTTTCCGGTATCGAACATCGTCGCTTCCGGTCCCGGGATGGACGGGCTGCTTGACGGGCTTTGCAGGATAATGATTGACAGGGGAGACGAGGTTATTGTTCCCACCCCCACCTTTTCCTATTACGAACTGCCTGCCAGAGCCTGCGGGGGAAAACCTGTGTTTGTCAGGCGGAACCCCGACTTTTCCCTGGGACCTGAAAAGATCCTCGGAGCCGTCTCGCCCAGGACAAAGATCATTTTTCTCTGCTCCCCAAACAACCCTTCAGGCAACCTCCTTCCCGAAGCCGACCTGAGGAAAATCTTAGAAAATACCCACGCTCTCGTGTTTGTGGACGAAGCATACGTCGAGTTTGCAGACCGGGACCTTGCAGGGCTTGTAAGGGAATATGACAACCTTGCGGTTGGGAGGACTTTCTCCAAGGTGTTCGGGCTTGCAGGCCTGCGCCTTGGCTATGGAATATTACCTGAATGGCTCTCAAAAGAGTATTTAAGGGCAGCCACCCCGTTTTCTGTAAGCCTTCCGGCATTAAGGGCGGGAGTAGCCGCACTTTCGGATACGGACCACCTGAATAAAAGCATAAATCTTGCAAGGGAAGGCAGGGAATACCTGAGGAAAAACATCCCGTTTACGGTTTATCCGTCACAGGCAAACTTCGTGCTCGTAGATGTTGCCCCCCTGAAATCAAAAAAGGTCTCAGAAAGCCTTATGAAAAAAGGAATAATCGTGCGCCCCTGTGATTCTTTCAGGGAAGCCGGAGACTCCTTTATCAGGGTAACAGTCGGCACCCCCGAACAGAATGAAAAGGTAATCAGAGCTTTTGAAATTGCAAAAACAGAGGTTTGA
- a CDS encoding polymer-forming cytoskeletal protein produces the protein MGEGVAVSGDVVARSDTRIDMWSKMGSNVEVGKNAYLGEFVSIEGKLTVEGDLDVGKEVKIKGGFVAKGWIVVRNPVPVIMFLFLYIKEMMRLGRGEEIEKALEELFDESEEEYESENREPAEKILIIPTGAKITPEAMEVGGDAVIGNNCYLIGNLKAQSVETGKALVLKGSIYSEGKINIGENSTIYGNLSSKGQVNIGRNTKVFGGIKAESVLLHENARVEGTIKAPSGLSFLRDAAEMPVLAEVNALGKVIPREVKEPVPQDGILKAPDIIEIDSLIKTSAKAKNGFIPGREGMSARTVVLGRTRRTGGVRRLRRRHEAGEHQSRS, from the coding sequence ATGGGAGAAGGAGTGGCCGTTTCCGGAGATGTGGTAGCTCGCTCTGATACCAGGATTGACATGTGGTCAAAAATGGGGAGCAATGTGGAAGTCGGCAAGAACGCCTATCTGGGAGAATTCGTTAGCATTGAGGGAAAACTGACCGTAGAAGGGGACCTGGACGTAGGCAAGGAAGTCAAAATCAAAGGTGGATTTGTAGCCAAAGGCTGGATCGTTGTAAGAAACCCGGTCCCTGTAATCATGTTTTTATTCCTGTATATAAAGGAAATGATGCGCCTTGGAAGGGGAGAGGAAATCGAAAAAGCCCTTGAAGAGCTTTTTGACGAATCCGAAGAGGAATATGAATCCGAAAACAGGGAACCCGCTGAAAAAATACTTATCATACCCACAGGCGCAAAAATCACGCCCGAAGCCATGGAAGTCGGGGGGGATGCAGTTATAGGAAATAACTGTTATCTGATAGGAAACCTGAAGGCACAATCTGTAGAAACCGGAAAAGCCCTGGTCCTGAAAGGAAGCATTTATTCCGAAGGGAAGATCAACATAGGAGAAAACAGCACTATCTATGGGAATCTATCTTCAAAAGGACAGGTAAATATTGGCCGGAACACCAAGGTCTTCGGAGGAATAAAAGCAGAGTCCGTCTTACTTCATGAAAACGCAAGGGTAGAAGGCACTATAAAGGCACCTTCAGGATTATCTTTCTTAAGGGATGCTGCAGAAATGCCAGTTCTTGCAGAAGTTAATGCTTTGGGAAAAGTGATTCCGAGAGAAGTCAAGGAACCCGTACCCCAGGACGGGATTCTGAAAGCTCCGGACATAATCGAGATTGACTCGCTCATTAAAACCAGTGCAAAAGCTAAAAACGGCTTTATACCTGGCAGGGAAGGGATGTCTGCCAGGACCGTGGTACTAGGGAGAACCCGGCGTACTGGCGGAGTGAGAAGACTGAGAAGAAGACACGAAGCCGGAGAGCATCAGAGCCGATCATAA
- a CDS encoding phytoene desaturase family protein — translation MKNYDSIVIGGGVSGLLSALVLSKSGKKVLVLEKNRKLGNNCNSYLVNGYQVDTGPHAITQLHEGGPLRYLMENYFDYIPAFVDYGDYFIRDKDGLKEVPTTLTGYLTMDVLPRKDRLIIAQSLTKMLLSWQFGTDISNISVYQSLPWDTLSSDTKEFMDTFSYFLSGKSAKETSVQRMFVGGGFIEEDIEKDITQENSEHQYIDKFKKMSYVSRLLNNKKVNYNQYYPRNGLKAILNAILYSLPETVEIETNTAVERIITENKTAKGVLTNEDSYFADTIIYSAFAKDLPRYVTDLPASYVSDLSRIKQSKALTIWLGLDEEFEEFNYTGGEVWFKQKPFWAMPISNYNKSFAPAGKKLVGFMFSIDENNSLESEKSDAYDTILRVYPGINKHMDMIHYQITVPEKASVAINGFIAETTTPVKNLYLVGTDVDERSMGITRAAYSVVKLITVLRKEQIPDP, via the coding sequence ATGAAGAATTATGATTCGATTGTAATCGGCGGTGGCGTCAGTGGCTTATTATCTGCTCTGGTATTGTCCAAGTCCGGGAAAAAAGTTCTTGTTTTAGAGAAAAACAGAAAGCTGGGAAATAATTGTAATAGCTATCTTGTTAACGGCTATCAAGTCGATACCGGGCCTCATGCCATTACTCAACTCCATGAGGGTGGGCCACTAAGATATTTAATGGAAAATTATTTTGACTATATTCCTGCTTTTGTTGATTATGGTGATTATTTTATACGTGATAAAGATGGTTTAAAGGAAGTTCCCACCACTCTTACGGGCTACCTTACAATGGATGTGTTGCCAAGAAAAGACCGTCTCATAATTGCGCAGTCATTGACTAAAATGCTGCTTTCATGGCAATTCGGAACTGACATATCTAATATTTCAGTTTATCAATCCCTACCATGGGATACGCTCTCATCTGACACAAAAGAATTCATGGATACATTTAGTTATTTTTTATCCGGAAAATCCGCTAAAGAGACATCGGTTCAGAGGATGTTTGTCGGAGGTGGATTTATTGAGGAGGATATCGAGAAGGATATTACTCAAGAAAATAGCGAACATCAGTATATTGATAAATTTAAAAAAATGTCTTATGTCAGCCGATTGTTAAATAATAAAAAAGTAAATTATAATCAGTATTATCCGCGAAACGGTCTGAAAGCGATATTAAATGCCATTCTGTATTCCTTGCCAGAAACGGTGGAGATTGAAACTAATACTGCCGTAGAACGGATAATCACAGAAAACAAAACTGCAAAAGGAGTCTTAACAAATGAAGATTCCTATTTTGCAGATACGATTATTTACTCAGCTTTTGCAAAAGATCTCCCAAGATATGTTACTGATTTACCTGCGTCTTATGTTTCGGATTTAAGCAGAATCAAACAGTCGAAGGCCTTAACAATATGGCTTGGTCTGGACGAAGAGTTTGAAGAATTCAACTACACAGGGGGAGAAGTGTGGTTTAAACAAAAACCTTTCTGGGCAATGCCGATAAGCAATTATAACAAGAGCTTTGCTCCTGCGGGCAAAAAGCTTGTAGGTTTTATGTTTTCCATAGATGAAAATAATTCATTAGAATCTGAAAAATCGGATGCGTACGACACAATTTTGCGAGTATATCCCGGAATAAACAAACATATGGATATGATTCATTATCAAATAACCGTTCCGGAAAAAGCTTCTGTGGCAATAAATGGTTTTATCGCAGAGACAACTACGCCAGTAAAAAATCTATATCTAGTTGGTACAGATGTGGATGAACGCAGTATGGGAATAACCAGAGCTGCTTATTCTGTAGTGAAACTCATAACGGTTTTGAGAAAGGAACAAATTCCGGACCCATGA
- a CDS encoding acetylornithine transaminase: MTENIIESGDPQARYDSVIEKDSKYVMQTYGHQPLVLSKGKGAVVQDIYGKEYIDCVAGIAVNNVGHCHPAVVKAIQAQAENLIHVSNLYYTEIQAEFAETLASITGMERVFFCNSGAESVEAAMKLARLATGKSAFVAAEHSFHGRTIGALSVTHKSMYRDPFMPPVSSETAFVPYSDAEAIRQAISENTAAVILEPIQGEGGVNIPGPGYLKEVKEICDETGTLLIFDEVQTGFGRTGTWFCKEQFGIEPDIMSMAKSIGGGFPMGAIAARNGISFGRGQHAATFGGGPLACAAALASVKVIKEEKLLERSKEMGAYFREKLAGMARDDVVEVRGKGLMIGVEIKYPCSKFVDFAREQGVLVNCTSESVLRLVPPLVITKEQIDTVVDVLEQA; encoded by the coding sequence TTGACAGAAAACATTATTGAATCAGGGGACCCGCAGGCAAGGTACGATTCCGTTATAGAAAAAGACTCAAAATATGTAATGCAGACATACGGGCACCAGCCCCTTGTGCTTTCAAAGGGTAAGGGGGCGGTTGTCCAGGATATTTACGGAAAAGAGTATATCGACTGCGTTGCAGGCATCGCGGTAAACAATGTAGGGCACTGCCACCCAGCAGTTGTTAAAGCAATCCAGGCACAGGCAGAGAACCTGATTCACGTTTCAAATCTCTATTATACCGAAATCCAGGCAGAGTTTGCGGAAACCCTTGCCTCGATTACAGGGATGGAGCGCGTCTTTTTCTGCAACTCGGGAGCCGAATCCGTAGAAGCTGCAATGAAACTGGCTCGTCTGGCTACGGGAAAAAGTGCTTTTGTAGCAGCCGAACACTCCTTCCACGGGAGGACTATAGGAGCCCTCAGCGTGACCCACAAAAGCATGTACAGGGACCCCTTCATGCCGCCGGTAAGCTCCGAAACCGCCTTTGTACCGTATTCCGATGCCGAAGCTATCAGGCAGGCAATTTCCGAAAACACCGCAGCAGTAATTCTTGAGCCCATTCAGGGAGAAGGCGGGGTAAACATACCTGGCCCCGGATACTTAAAAGAAGTAAAGGAGATCTGTGATGAGACCGGCACTCTCCTGATCTTTGATGAAGTACAGACCGGTTTTGGAAGGACAGGCACCTGGTTTTGCAAAGAGCAGTTCGGAATTGAACCTGACATTATGAGCATGGCAAAGTCAATAGGTGGTGGCTTCCCCATGGGCGCCATTGCAGCCCGCAACGGGATCAGCTTCGGGCGCGGACAGCACGCTGCTACCTTCGGAGGCGGGCCGCTTGCCTGTGCAGCCGCTCTTGCATCGGTTAAGGTGATAAAGGAAGAAAAGCTTCTCGAGCGCTCAAAGGAAATGGGAGCTTATTTCAGGGAAAAGCTTGCCGGCATGGCAAGGGATGATGTTGTGGAAGTCCGTGGAAAAGGGCTCATGATAGGCGTTGAGATCAAATACCCCTGCAGCAAATTTGTTGACTTTGCAAGGGAGCAGGGTGTGCTTGTAAACTGCACCTCGGAATCGGTACTCCGCCTTGTCCCCCCACTTGTGATTACGAAAGAACAGATCGATACGGTAGTTGATGTTCTTGAGCAGGCCTGA
- a CDS encoding dihydroneopterin aldolase family protein, which translates to MAANKITDRDNALFEAGIKLGALYHQFTGSPVNLKTASSLEQAIQESISVQPFVESISVKIDRDLLKSKLNSEFGYTELQGPMLDVKIIVKYCSSRVKVAMEFDSELNYPLMKIESLE; encoded by the coding sequence TTGGCTGCAAATAAAATAACCGATAGGGATAACGCACTTTTCGAAGCAGGAATAAAACTGGGAGCTCTCTACCATCAGTTTACGGGTTCCCCGGTAAACCTTAAAACAGCTTCGAGCCTTGAGCAGGCTATTCAGGAAAGCATTTCAGTTCAGCCTTTTGTGGAAAGTATCTCCGTGAAAATTGACCGGGATCTCTTGAAGAGTAAGCTAAACAGCGAGTTCGGATACACCGAGCTTCAGGGTCCCATGCTTGATGTTAAAATCATTGTAAAATACTGCTCTTCACGGGTGAAAGTTGCAATGGAATTCGACTCCGAACTGAATTATCCATTGATGAAAATTGAAAGTTTAGAATAA
- the purM gene encoding phosphoribosylformylglycinamidine cyclo-ligase — translation MSEKHLTYADSGVDITKEEKTVKTLIDKLHYVRKGIGAPLTGIGHYAGLLDFGEYALAMTTDGVGSKVLIANEMKRWNTVGIDCIAMNVNDLLAIGAEPVAFVDYLALEKHEEGFAAQIGEGLLKGAEISRMSIVGGETATLPDIIKGFDLAGTCLGFVKKEEIIEGGKVRVGDVLVGVPSTGVHSNGYTLVRKIIEKSGYSYHDPCPYDSSKTIGDELLEPTRIYIEVLDVLKACEVHGLAHITGSGLLKLRRVTKLGFDFSDPIEPQEIFKFLQKEGGVEDLEMYRTFNMGMGFLIILPEKDAAKAAELTGGKIVGKIVESGIKVKDLIIEE, via the coding sequence GTGAGCGAAAAGCATCTAACATACGCGGATTCGGGCGTGGATATCACAAAGGAAGAAAAAACAGTCAAAACCCTGATCGACAAACTTCATTATGTCCGCAAGGGTATTGGAGCCCCCCTTACAGGAATAGGGCACTATGCAGGGCTCCTGGACTTCGGGGAATATGCCCTTGCCATGACAACGGACGGGGTAGGCTCAAAAGTCCTTATTGCAAACGAGATGAAGCGCTGGAACACCGTGGGAATAGATTGTATCGCAATGAACGTTAACGACCTCCTTGCCATAGGGGCCGAACCCGTAGCCTTTGTGGATTACCTTGCCCTGGAAAAACACGAAGAGGGCTTTGCCGCCCAGATCGGAGAAGGGCTGCTTAAAGGAGCCGAAATTTCCAGGATGTCCATCGTTGGCGGGGAAACCGCAACCCTCCCTGATATCATCAAAGGTTTTGACCTTGCAGGCACCTGCCTCGGGTTTGTCAAAAAAGAGGAAATCATTGAAGGAGGAAAGGTCCGGGTAGGCGACGTACTTGTCGGCGTGCCGAGCACAGGAGTCCACAGCAACGGCTATACCCTTGTAAGGAAGATCATTGAGAAATCCGGTTACTCTTACCATGACCCCTGCCCCTATGACAGTTCAAAGACCATCGGGGACGAACTCCTTGAGCCAACCAGGATTTATATAGAAGTCCTTGATGTCCTCAAAGCCTGCGAAGTCCATGGGCTTGCCCATATAACAGGCAGCGGACTTTTGAAACTGAGAAGGGTAACAAAACTTGGCTTTGACTTTTCCGACCCTATAGAGCCCCAGGAGATCTTCAAATTCCTGCAAAAAGAAGGCGGAGTCGAAGACCTTGAGATGTACAGAACCTTCAATATGGGCATGGGCTTCCTGATAATCCTGCCGGAAAAAGATGCCGCAAAAGCTGCAGAGCTTACAGGCGGAAAAATAGTAGGAAAAATCGTGGAAAGCGGGATCAAGGTTAAGGACCTGATAATAGAAGAATAA
- a CDS encoding DUF1894 domain-containing protein produces the protein MSCIEQMKYEILLEKTTYKEAREYIEKNSEEVYYVDPGYKIFKDYHIIGVPPIAMGVKGNSLIFTYTKPCYGTFVLTVDSEDSTKEIDRLRETAKDKVKPSLKKSKPPESPKAPSGSYLDMWKK, from the coding sequence ATGAGCTGTATTGAGCAGATGAAGTACGAGATTCTCCTGGAAAAGACGACTTACAAAGAGGCCAGAGAGTACATCGAGAAAAACTCAGAAGAAGTCTACTATGTAGACCCTGGCTACAAGATCTTCAAGGACTACCACATAATAGGAGTGCCGCCTATTGCTATGGGGGTTAAGGGTAACTCTCTGATTTTCACCTATACAAAGCCCTGCTACGGAACTTTTGTCCTGACCGTAGACAGCGAGGACAGCACAAAAGAGATCGACCGGCTCAGGGAGACAGCGAAGGATAAGGTAAAGCCCTCTCTGAAAAAAAGCAAACCTCCTGAGAGCCCGAAGGCACCCTCTGGCAGTTACCTGGATATGTGGAAAAAATGA
- a CDS encoding PUA domain-containing protein, producing the protein MNSNVERLSRVRMIADYQFGKGTGKKLFPDGSTFQLSRTKRVRQVYFSGKRIATARAKDGFFTLSIEGAAIVHRLRPEKRLRVVVSEDAAPFVEAGKTAFAKHVVEIDPELRAGEEVLVTDKADRLLATGQLLLSPAEVLALDSGAAVDVRTGIASKKKE; encoded by the coding sequence ATGAACAGCAACGTAGAAAGACTTTCAAGAGTCCGTATGATTGCGGATTACCAGTTCGGGAAAGGTACGGGAAAGAAACTTTTTCCAGATGGATCAACGTTTCAGTTATCCCGAACAAAAAGAGTACGTCAAGTCTATTTCTCAGGCAAGAGGATTGCAACGGCCAGAGCAAAAGACGGCTTTTTCACGCTCAGTATTGAAGGAGCTGCCATAGTCCACAGGCTTCGTCCAGAAAAAAGGCTCCGAGTAGTCGTTTCGGAAGACGCCGCTCCTTTTGTGGAGGCTGGAAAAACAGCTTTTGCAAAGCACGTAGTCGAGATCGACCCCGAACTCCGCGCAGGAGAGGAAGTACTGGTCACAGATAAAGCAGACAGGCTGCTTGCGACAGGGCAGTTGCTCTTATCCCCTGCAGAGGTCCTGGCTCTTGACAGCGGTGCAGCCGTAGATGTACGAACAGGAATTGCTTCGAAAAAAAAGGAATAA
- a CDS encoding aspartate kinase, translating to MKIVMKFGGTSVGDGKKIRHVAQLLKRYHDEGNQIVVVTSALGGVTDRLLENARLASTKGKVSLVKEFKTELTNKHHEAVRDAIDDPRVAKEVLQVLNLRIEELEKALIGICYLGELTSRSIDYISSYGERLAAPIVSGAVRSLGITSIEYTGGEAGIVTTSDYGNARPLEKTYELVLKRLGCRLESHILVVTGFIGENEDGIITTLGRSGSDFSASILGAALKADEIWLWKEVNGIMTTDPRIVPEAKTIPQISYAEAMELSYFGANVLHPRTIEPAMREHISVRVKNTFDPEFPGTLVVSEKFQCRHVVKAVSLIKNVALINISGAEMPGTVGTVARLFTALARAGVNIVMISQGSSESNLSFVVSESHVESALKALHSEFNREIVKEITSDRNVCVVAVVGAGMAGTPGVAKRVFGALGNSMINIIMISQGSSQYNISFVVREGDAFAAVKTLHDEFKLYNGNGIEKQL from the coding sequence ATGAAAATTGTAATGAAATTTGGAGGAACTTCCGTTGGAGACGGAAAAAAAATTCGTCACGTTGCCCAGCTACTTAAAAGATATCATGATGAGGGCAACCAGATCGTGGTAGTAACCTCGGCACTCGGTGGAGTAACCGATAGGCTTCTGGAAAATGCTCGCCTTGCCTCAACAAAAGGCAAGGTATCACTTGTAAAAGAGTTTAAAACAGAGCTTACAAACAAACACCACGAAGCTGTGAGGGATGCCATTGATGACCCCAGGGTAGCAAAAGAAGTCCTCCAGGTCCTTAACCTCCGCATCGAAGAGCTCGAAAAAGCCCTGATCGGGATCTGCTATCTTGGCGAACTTACTTCCAGGTCGATTGACTACATCTCGTCCTATGGAGAGAGGCTTGCAGCTCCTATCGTTTCTGGGGCTGTCCGTTCCCTCGGGATAACTTCAATCGAATATACCGGCGGTGAGGCGGGGATTGTAACTACATCGGATTATGGAAATGCCCGGCCTCTTGAAAAGACATACGAGCTTGTCTTGAAGAGGCTTGGGTGCAGGCTTGAGTCCCATATCCTCGTGGTCACGGGATTCATTGGAGAAAATGAAGACGGGATCATTACCACCCTTGGTAGAAGCGGGTCTGACTTCTCGGCTTCCATCCTTGGGGCGGCCCTGAAAGCCGATGAAATCTGGCTCTGGAAAGAAGTCAACGGGATTATGACAACGGACCCGAGGATCGTACCCGAAGCAAAAACCATCCCTCAGATTTCGTATGCAGAAGCCATGGAACTCTCTTACTTCGGGGCAAACGTGCTGCACCCGCGCACAATAGAACCTGCAATGCGTGAACATATTTCCGTACGTGTCAAAAATACCTTTGACCCGGAATTCCCCGGCACACTTGTAGTTTCGGAGAAGTTCCAGTGCAGGCACGTAGTAAAAGCAGTAAGCCTGATCAAGAACGTAGCGCTTATTAATATTTCGGGTGCCGAAATGCCAGGGACAGTCGGGACTGTGGCAAGGCTTTTTACCGCACTTGCAAGAGCAGGGGTAAATATTGTTATGATCAGCCAGGGGTCTTCAGAGTCAAACCTCTCTTTTGTAGTCAGTGAGTCACACGTGGAATCTGCATTAAAAGCCCTCCACTCCGAGTTCAACCGCGAAATCGTAAAGGAAATCACTTCGGATAGAAATGTCTGTGTGGTAGCAGTTGTGGGTGCGGGAATGGCAGGGACTCCGGGAGTGGCAAAAAGAGTGTTCGGAGCACTTGGAAATTCGATGATTAATATTATTATGATCAGCCAGGGGTCTTCCCAGTACAATATCTCTTTCGTGGTCAGGGAAGGGGACGCATTTGCTGCGGTCAAAACCCTGCATGACGAATTCAAACTTTACAATGGAAATGGAATTGAAAAACAGCTATGA
- a CDS encoding DUF1894 domain-containing protein — translation MVCLSEFDYEILLKNASLKECEDLIKKNAEEVYLVPGGYNIKGIFLLGTSIPVGFSGDAILFQFIKPCFGLFVLRMKNEAEEIKKLREQYKKDKNVKKIK, via the coding sequence ATGGTATGTTTAAGCGAATTTGACTACGAGATTCTCCTGAAAAATGCATCCCTTAAAGAGTGTGAAGACCTTATTAAAAAAAACGCGGAGGAAGTGTACCTGGTACCGGGAGGGTACAATATAAAAGGCATTTTCCTTCTGGGTACATCCATCCCCGTCGGTTTTTCAGGAGATGCAATCCTATTTCAATTCATAAAGCCCTGCTTCGGCCTTTTTGTATTAAGGATGAAAAATGAAGCAGAAGAAATCAAGAAACTTAGAGAGCAGTATAAAAAGGATAAAAATGTAAAGAAAATAAAATAA
- a CDS encoding cofactor-independent phosphoglycerate mutase → MKYAVLIGDGMADYPIEELGGRTILQAARTPAMDSIAARGKAGLAKTVPEGFPPGSDVANMSIFGYDPAIYYSGRAPLEAASMGVHLAADDVAFRCNLVTIENGKIKDYSAGHISSDEAEILIDTLDFELRTEKVRFYPGISYRHLIVAGNDLGAETECTPPHDITGEKKDDYLPGGKDGEFFSDLIEASTVVLELHPVNLKRVQEGKNPANSIWIWGQGYAPKFRTFQELYGKSGAIISAVDLLKGIGIYAGLDVIEVPGATGYLDTNYEGKASAAIEALKTRDFVFVHVEAPDEAGHEGSLVKKMKAVEDFDSRIVAPILKHVEASDEPFTILVLPDHPTPISVKTHTRDPIPFAIYRTDGTGPDAVETFDEDSVKNGSMDLVKASDLIGMLVKD, encoded by the coding sequence ATGAAATACGCCGTACTTATAGGAGACGGAATGGCGGATTATCCCATAGAGGAACTGGGCGGCAGAACTATTCTGCAGGCAGCCCGTACCCCTGCTATGGATTCCATTGCAGCCCGCGGAAAAGCCGGGCTTGCAAAAACCGTGCCTGAAGGGTTCCCCCCCGGAAGTGATGTGGCAAATATGTCCATTTTCGGGTACGACCCGGCAATCTATTACTCAGGGAGAGCTCCTCTGGAAGCTGCAAGTATGGGAGTACACCTCGCAGCCGATGATGTAGCTTTCAGGTGCAATCTCGTAACAATCGAAAACGGAAAGATAAAAGACTACAGTGCAGGGCATATCAGTAGTGACGAAGCCGAGATTCTGATCGATACGCTTGATTTCGAACTCAGGACTGAAAAAGTCAGGTTTTATCCGGGAATAAGTTACAGGCACCTTATTGTTGCCGGGAATGACCTGGGAGCTGAAACGGAATGTACGCCTCCGCATGATATCACAGGGGAGAAAAAAGACGATTATCTTCCGGGAGGAAAAGACGGAGAGTTTTTTTCAGATTTGATTGAGGCATCCACAGTCGTTCTTGAACTGCATCCCGTTAACCTGAAAAGAGTACAGGAAGGCAAAAACCCTGCCAATTCCATCTGGATCTGGGGTCAGGGTTATGCCCCGAAGTTCAGGACTTTCCAGGAACTTTACGGGAAAAGCGGAGCTATCATCTCAGCTGTGGATTTACTCAAGGGAATCGGAATTTACGCAGGGCTGGACGTAATTGAGGTTCCGGGAGCAACCGGTTATCTCGATACCAATTATGAAGGAAAAGCCAGTGCAGCTATCGAAGCCCTGAAGACCAGGGATTTTGTTTTCGTGCATGTGGAAGCTCCTGACGAGGCAGGGCACGAAGGAAGCCTTGTGAAAAAAATGAAAGCAGTTGAGGATTTTGACAGCCGGATTGTTGCTCCCATCCTCAAACATGTCGAAGCTTCGGATGAACCTTTTACTATCCTTGTGCTGCCTGACCATCCGACCCCTATCTCTGTAAAGACTCATACCAGGGACCCGATACCTTTTGCGATTTACAGAACTGATGGAACCGGTCCTGATGCTGTGGAAACCTTTGACGAGGATTCGGTCAAAAATGGTTCTATGGATCTGGTCAAAGCTTCAGACCTTATAGGAATGCTTGTAAAAGATTAA